The sequence GACCGGGTAGCCGGTCCCTTTGTAGTCGTACGGGACAGCTGCATGGATGTCTGCGTGCGGTGGGGCGGTGCCGTCCTCTCAGCGATTGACGGACCCGGAACCGGATTGGTACCGGCCCCGTCGTCAATTGCCGGAACCGGGGGCACTCAGGAGCGCCGGTACTGATATATTACCACGAAACGTGGGTTAAAGAACGAATACGATTTGAGCACATTTTCCTTCAATTCGGAAATAAGGAATATATAAAACGAGTCAAAAGCGAGTATTCGTTTTACGGGCTGTACCAGATTAGAGTTTTATATATCCCCCCGCTGCCTCACATCACCGCGCCATCAGCGCGAACACACCCCATCCAAGATATTCACGCGTGTACGCGGCGTAGCGTTTTGGTTCCAAAGTCAGTTTGGCCCTGACCTCTTTTACGAAGTCGTCATCGGGATTTGCTTCGAGCCATCGGCGCATGGTGAGCCACTTGGCCGCTTCGTACCTGTCCCAGCCTTTTTGGTCAGCCAGAACCATTTCTACAACATCGTAGTCGAGGTCGCTAAAAGACGCGAGAAGTTCCGGGAGCATGAGAAAGTCGGAGATAGAATTGGCATCGCATCCCTTGGCAACGTCTTCTGTCGGGGGTAACCGCGCCCAGTAGGGCTCTCCGATGAGGATGATTCCTCCGGGGCGGAGACTCTTTGCCAGAAGCCCGATGGTGCCGGCGACTCCCCCACCGATCCACGTGGCACCGAGACAGGCTGCCACATCGACCTTTTCGTTGGCAACGTAGCCGGCAGCGTCGCCGTGGATGAACCCGACCCGGTCGGCAACTCCGAGTTCTTCAGCCCGGAGTTTCGCCTGCTCGGTGAACAACTGGCTCATGTCGATGCCGACGCCGCTGATTCCGTAATCGCGTGCCCAGGTGCACAGCATCTCGCCCGAACCGCTGCCGAGGTCGAGCACACGAGCCCCCGGTTTCAGGCGCAACGCTGCGCCAAGAGTGGCGAGATTTTCTGGTGTTAACGGGTTATGGATACGGTGAGCACTTTCGGTGATGGTGAAGATACGTGGGATGTCCAATGTACAACCTCCTTTTCCTAAGTTGTGTAATAACGGGAATACATCCTTTGTGACTGTTGTGGATATGGGTTTTAATATCACACAACAGCCTCAACGTTCCCTGGTTGTTGCTCTGGTGTAAACCGGCGCGAGCGAGCTTTGGCCCGGGAAATTTTCTGCTACAACCGGAACCCGGCCAAATATTTTTCCGGCTCGTACCGGATCCGGCCGGAAAATAATCCGCTGCATTGCCGGGTCGGGTTCTACGGAGGATGGGAGCGATTGCTCCGGTATCGGTCGCATGTGGTGGGGTCGGGCCGGAGCTGATGCGGGCGGCCCTCTCACCAGATGGGAGAGGAGGCCGTCGTCACATCTCCGGTACTGAGG comes from Methanomicrobiales archaeon HGW-Methanomicrobiales-1 and encodes:
- a CDS encoding SAM-dependent methyltransferase gives rise to the protein MDIPRIFTITESAHRIHNPLTPENLATLGAALRLKPGARVLDLGSGSGEMLCTWARDYGISGVGIDMSQLFTEQAKLRAEELGVADRVGFIHGDAAGYVANEKVDVAACLGATWIGGGVAGTIGLLAKSLRPGGIILIGEPYWARLPPTEDVAKGCDANSISDFLMLPELLASFSDLDYDVVEMVLADQKGWDRYEAAKWLTMRRWLEANPDDDFVKEVRAKLTLEPKRYAAYTREYLGWGVFALMAR